The genomic segment CTCGAGCAGCAGCTCCCGTAGTCGGACACCGGGCACCTCGACCGGATCCTGAAAGGCCTGAAGCAGGCCCAGCTTGGCCCGTTCGTCGACCGGCTTGTCGAGCAGCTCGACACCGTCGAGTGTCGCCGAGCCCTCGACCTCGTAGCCTTCCTTGCCCGTGAGGACATGACTCAGCGTCGACTTGCCGGAACCGTTCGGTCCCATGATCACGTGCAGCTCCCCGTAGGGAACCTCGAGGTCGATACCCTCGAGAATCTGCTTCTCGTCGATCGATGCCCGCACCCCGTCGACCTTCAAGCTGCTCACGATGTCTCCCCCACTCTCACCAGCACGCTGCCGTCTTCGACCTTCGTCTCGAAGACCGGAACCGGCACCGTCGCCGGGAGCGAGTGCGGAACCCCGGTTTCGAGACTGAACTCGGAACCGTGGCGGGGACATTCGACGTCGTGGTCGAATACCTCACCCTCGGACAGGGACGCCTGCGCGTGGCTGCACCGGTCACCGATGGCATAGACATCGTCACCGATGCGGAACACGGCGATGATGTCGGACCCGATCTCGACGCGCACGCCCTGCCCTTGCGACAGGCCGTCC from the Actinomycetota bacterium genome contains:
- a CDS encoding non-heme iron oxygenase ferredoxin subunit, yielding MGDWVNIGALDGLSQGQGVRVEIGSDIIAVFRIGDDVYAIGDRCSHAQASLSEGEVFDHDVECPRHGSEFSLETGVPHSLPATVPVPVFETKVEDGSVLVRVGETS